The window TCCCGTTCGCGGCGATCCGCGCCGCCGCAGAGGCGGAGCTGGGGATGCCGCTCGAACGCGCGTACGCGCGCTTCGAACCAGCACCCGTCGCCGCAGCCTCACTCGGCCAGGCGCATCGCGCGCGCCTGCACGACGACCTCGCGCAAGAGGTCGGGTTCGCCGAGGTCGTCGTGAAGGTGCAGCGTCCCGGCATCGACGACATCGTGGCGGTCGACCTCGCCGCGCTTCGCCGCGTGGGCGGCTGGCTGCGCCGCATCCGCGTCGTGTCGGAGCGTGTCGACGCGCCGGCGCTGGTCGAGGAGTTCGCTGCCACCAGCCTCGCCGAGACCGACTACCTCCACGAAGCGGCGTGGGCGGAGCGCTTCGCCGCCGACGTCGCCGAGGATCCGCGCGTCGACGCACCCGTCGTGGTGTGGGAGCGCGTCACGCGCCGCGTGCTCACCCTGGCGGACGTCACCGCCATCAAGATCTCGGATGCGGACGCCCTCCGCGCAGCGGACATCGATCCGGCAGCGGTGGCGACCCTGTTCGCCCGCGTCATGTTCGACCAGCTGTTCCGTCGCGGGTTCTTCCACGCCGACCCCCACCCCGGCAACGTCTTCGTCACACCGGACGCCGCCGTGGAAGGGGGTTTCCGGCTGACGTTCATCGACTTCGGGATGATGGGGGAGGTGCCCGACACCCTGCGCGACGGACTCCGCGGTCTCCTGATCGCCGTCGCCGCGCGCGACAGCAAGCGCCTGGTGGAGGGGATCGCCCGGGTCGGCGTGCTCTTGCCGGACGCGGACACCGTGGAGCTCGAACGCGCCATGAGCACCCTGTTCGCGCGATTCGGCGGCATGGGGTTCGCGGAGCTCCGCGATGTCGATCCGCGGGAGTTCCGTGAGTTCGCCGAGCAGTTCGGCGACGTCACCCGTGAGATGCCGTTCCAGTTGCCCGAGAACTTCCTGCTCATCATCCGCTCGATGTCGATCACGTCGGGCGTGTGCAGCACGCTCGACCCGGCGTTCAACGTCTGGGATGCGGTCGAACCCTACGCATCCGAACTCCTGCGCGCCGAGAGCGGCAACCTGATGCGCGACATGCTGGGCGAG is drawn from Microbacterium binotii and contains these coding sequences:
- a CDS encoding ABC1 kinase family protein yields the protein MPSAGDGGADPVVTDTRARYNRIIRFAARALVQVWWFELVLPRLGLTRVAKRGQPQRMTRLARRFHALALELGGLMIKVGQFLSSRLDVLPPEITKELEGLQDEVPPLPFAAIRAAAEAELGMPLERAYARFEPAPVAAASLGQAHRARLHDDLAQEVGFAEVVVKVQRPGIDDIVAVDLAALRRVGGWLRRIRVVSERVDAPALVEEFAATSLAETDYLHEAAWAERFAADVAEDPRVDAPVVVWERVTRRVLTLADVTAIKISDADALRAADIDPAAVATLFARVMFDQLFRRGFFHADPHPGNVFVTPDAAVEGGFRLTFIDFGMMGEVPDTLRDGLRGLLIAVAARDSKRLVEGIARVGVLLPDADTVELERAMSTLFARFGGMGFAELRDVDPREFREFAEQFGDVTREMPFQLPENFLLIIRSMSITSGVCSTLDPAFNVWDAVEPYASELLRAESGNLMRDMLGEVASVAAITAGLPRRADALITRLEEGRLTVDFSRLERRFARTEKLATRAVSGVIFSGTLIAGVLLRPSDEVLGSVLMLLSLLPLGHVVLAGWFGRR